The Brassica oleracea var. oleracea cultivar TO1000 chromosome C7, BOL, whole genome shotgun sequence sequence CAACAAAACAGCTTTGCCGTCAATCCCTCTACTGACACGCGTGCGTGCCCCTCCCCGTATCGTACCAGATAAGGACTACACTAATGACTCAACAAGCATTCCACACCACCACTAATGTCTTAAAGGTTAGGAAACGATAAGAGAGAAAAAAAAAGAACTAATAAAAGCCTAAAGGTAAGGAAGAGAGAGTGTACTAAAGCCTAAAGGTAAGGAAGGGATAGAGTGAAATGGTGGTCACACACACACACACCTATCATCATCTCCCATTTTTGTTGAGCCTTCTACCTTTAAAAGTCAATTTATTTTCCTCCCTAATCATTTTCTGTCTCAAAGTTTCCCTTACTTTTCTATAATGTTTTGTAACAATACATTACACTATGTTTGTCCCTATTCTGTTCAACCATATATTTTATATAATTCTTCAGCATGTGAGAGACCATGTGATGATATATGAATACCCAATATATTCTCTAGTGAGTCAAGATATTCATGTATATCATCAAAGGTTACACTATATGTCATATAATTCTCTACCATGTAAGAGGCCATGTGATGATATGATGAATACCCAATAGATTCTCTAGCGAGAGTCGAGATATCTTTTCAAGAATACATTGAGACTCTAGATTAAACAATACTAAATGGTAATAGAGTCCACCACTAATAGAAATAGAGTCTAGCATTGACAGCAATAACATAGTAAAGAAAGTACAAACATAACATGAAGCCATCATGATGTAGTTGGAAAATTTTGGATTTTTGTTTTTTTAATATTATCTTTTTCCTATTTTTGGTCACTTTGGACTATACCTTACCATTTCTCCTTCTAAACTAAACTGACCATTTATTAGACCCATCTTTTGAATATCTTTTTGTTGAATCATGAACAATGATGAAAGAATCCCATTTTGTAATTTAAAGTAAGAAAATAAAGAATTTATGGAAAATTCGTTATTTAATGTAAAAAAATGAAGAGTTTATAGAAAAGGAAAAAAAGTTTTGGTAATGGAAGATGACAGGCCAATTGCTTATTTAAGAAAAGCAAATTATCACCAAAAAAAGAATTACAAACCCTAATCCAAGAAGTTAGCGAGGTTTTAAAATTTTATTTTCTCGTTGTGATGGATAAGAGGGATCTAGAAAGAGAGTTTCACATGACAGGAGGAGTTGGGAAAACAAGTTATGCAAGAAACTCTTCCTTACAGGTTCTTGATATTTTCAATTTCTTCACTTCATAATCTTGACTTCTAATTAGCTCTTTTTGTTGTTTTCGATATTTGTAGAAGAAAGCATCTGATGAGGCCAAACACATCACACTAGAGACACTGCAACAGCTCTACAAAGAGACAAAACCCAAGAGTTTAGTAATAGCTGACCTGGGATGTTCTTCAGGACCAAACACTCTCTCCACCATTAGAGACATCATCAAAGCCGTCATATCTGCTCACCGACGCGAGATCCCAAGCCAGCTCTTACCAGAACTCAACTTCTTCCTTAACGATCTCCCAGGGAATGACTTCAACTCCATATTCAAGACCTTGCCTGACTTTCACTTAGAGCTCAAGAGAGATACCAACGATGACGAATCCCCTTCAGTTTTCATTGCAGCCTACCCTGGATCATTCTATGGAAGGCTCTTCCCTGAAAAGACCGTCCACTTTATTTATGCCTCTTACAGCTTACACTGGCTCTCCAAGGTGAACATATTGAGAGATGGACTCCTTCAGGTTTATGTATATGCAAATACACTGAGTTGTTTCTTTGCAGGTTCCTCCAACTTTGTATGATGATCAAGGCAAGTCCATAAACAAAGGCTGTGTTAACATCTGCTCCTCGAGCCCTGAAGCTGTTTCCAACGCTTACTACAGTCAATTTAAGGAAGATTTCTCCATCTTCCTCCAGTTTAGATCAAAAGAGGTGGTTACTGGAGGTCGAATGGTGCTCATAGTACTTGGAAGAGAAGGTCCAGATCATGTTGATAGAGGAAACTCTTTCTTCTGGGAACTTCTCGCAAGATCCTTAGCAGATCTTGTTGCACAGGTATATATATTATATAGAAATATTCTAGAATAGTTAAATAAACACTTGTCTTTTAAAAAAAATTAACCCACAAAGAAGAAATGAACAAAATATCATTAACTAAACAATAAAATGACATTTTTATTTTATATTTGGATTTGAAATTAGTAGTTATGGTTTAGAGTTTAGTATTTAAAGGGCATGTTAGAAAAAAAGTTCTTTGGAGTAATTTAATAATTTTATGTCTTTTTTAGAATTTTTTTTTTATCTTTTATGTAGGGCTATTTTGATCATTTTTTTTAGTGTTAATTTTGTCATATTATTTCGGATTATTTAATTTATTTTCCCTATTATATATAATTCTTTGTAATGTTGGTTTCACAAAGATGTATAAACCATGTTATATTGTATCCATTTAATTGTAGGGAGAAACTGAGGAAGAGAAGCTCGATTCTTACGAGATGCACTTTTACGCTCCGAGTGCTGCTGAGATAGAAGATGAAGTGAACAAAGAAGGGTCTTTTGAATTAGTGAAGTTAGAGATGTTGGAAGTGGACAAGGAGAAAGGCAACGAGGATGGTATCAGTTACGGTAAGGCGGCTGCGAAGACGGTAAGAGCGGTTCAAGAGTCAATGCTTTCACTTCACTTCGGGGAAGAGATTCTTGACAAGCTGTTTGATACATATGGTAGAATGGTTGGCGAGGAGTTGGCTAAGGAAGACATAAGACCCATCACATTTGTTGTTGTCCTAAGAAGGAAGCTCTGAAACATAGAAATGAAACCTACATATATGTAGCAAATATTGAATATAAAATCATAAGTCAAAGTCTATATCAAACCCATTGCAATCAATCTCAATGAAACCTGTAAATATGTTTCAGTGTTTTAAACATTTATTGGGGTTTACATTTTTGGAATTTTCCATTTTTGTAAATGGAAGAAGAGAACCCCTCCTTGAGCTTCACGTAACCAAATGTAGACTCACTATTCCATACTTCCTCCTAAACGGCACCGTAGCAGTCTAGACATGACATGTCTCAATAGTCAAACCAAAACTGCTTGACCTTTTGCCTTGAAACTTTCTAAAATTTACAATTTTTTTGAAATATACAATTTTGTGTCCAACACTTGTGTTCTCATAAGAAATTTAATTATTCGATAACTACAATATACAAATATTATCACAAAATTAAAAGATATAAACTCATTTGTATTAAACAAATTTTTAAAAAAATTATTGATTTTCATTTTACATAAAATTCACCATCTACTTGAAATAAATAACAGGCGTGTTAGTTCTCGCATCCCACATACCACCTTCCTTCAAATACTCAAGATACCTAGAAAACTCAGGCTTCCTAGTTGTAGACTTCTTCTTCTTTCCATATAAAAAGCTAAAGATCGGGTGGCTAAACTTGCTTGTTGGTTTGACTTTCTTGGATTTCTGACGAGGAAGCTCCTCAAGAATGGTCGGAACACCACCAGCACCAAGCTTTATAGATGGAGCGTAGTAAGGAACACTCGAGGATCTTCTTAGCTTTGCTCCGAGTAAACTGAAAGTTGAATCATCACTTACTCGCTCGTACCCTCCACGACGGCTTCTTGTCCTCGTGCTAAAGCTTCTTAGCATTTGCATCTCTTTTTATTTCTTGAAAATAGAGAAGTCAGTCGATAAGATGATGTAAAGAAGAGATGATTTAGTTGTTGGTGTTGCAGTGAGGAAGAGTTTCATCAGTGTGGTTATATATGGGAGATGTAATGAAAATTTATTGTTTTATTATTTTATTTTGTTTGAAAGTTGAAACGGTCAGAGTTTCGCTGCCAGTTCGTAAAGTCCAAATAATACTATGGTTTTTAATTCTGAAAGATAATATAAACTAATATGAAGGAAGGATTCGTTGAGCTTATTTGACTTTTCAATGTTATTCAAACGCAATCCTTGACCTCATCATCCAGGAACTTCCACGAGACTCCGTTTATACTACATTAAAATTAGAATGCCTAAGTAGGTCAAATAAATGTTTAACATGTTTTTTATTATTCATAGTGAATCAAATAAATGAATAATATATTGTTAAGATATCATCTAATGATGTTAGAGAACATGTTTTTATTGTTCATTGTGAATCAAATAAATGAATAACATTTTGTTAAGAAATCATCTAATGATGTTAGAGAACATGTTATTATTTTCAAAGTGAATCAAATAAATGAACAAAATTTTGTTAAGAAATCATCTAATGATGTTAGAGAATGTTTTTATTGTTCAAAGTGAATCAAATAAATGAATAACGTTTTTGTTAAGAAATCATCTAATGTTGTGGGCTTTGTGGCATTCAGAGAAAATAAACCTAAGAAGATAACTAATTGGAAACATAGAATATTTACTCTTAAACGACTCTAGAAGCAAGTATATAGCAAGGTCAAAGTAAACAACACAAGGCTCTACCTTTCTTCTGAGCTGAATCTGTTCCAAGCTTCCTGGAAAGTTAGAAACATTTAACACAATTCTAGATTTGAACGTTCTTGTTCAGAGATTGCGTTGACAAAACATGAGATATGTGTGCAGTCATTGGCTTTAGGTTTACCAAAAAACAGTAATCTCGGATTACCTTGAACCGGACGGTTCAGCCATTTAGAGACACTAAAAACATGGATTTTGTTGACAAAACATGATCACTCTGCTCAGGTAAATCTCATTACCAGCTTCTTCTTGATGATGATTCCAAAAGAATCGTGGTTCATAGATGGATATGAGTGACATGTGACCAATTGTCGACTGAGACAAGAATACATTGTGTAGTAACTAACCTTGAACTAACTCCACAGAGAGATACGCATATCCAACCACTCGGATTTACAATCTCCACAATTTTTAGTAGAATTGAAAAAATGTTCTTCATCACTTAAGAACCATACGTCTATTTCAATGTTATTATAACTTACATTATGCCATCTCATTCTCACACATAAACCGTAGCCTGGCTACATTCAGGATAAACTACAATCTTGTATGGCATTCAAGATCATCTATAAATGAAAAACTTTCCAATATAGTATAGATTCTCTTGAATGATCTCACCGAGCATATAGATATCGTAAGAGATATGTAATTACAAAAATATAGAAGAAAAAATAATTGTATAGGGACCAAACACTTTGATATGTCGCCTAACGTCCTATCACTTATCTTCACACCCATTTTCTTCTTTGGATCTCTCTCTCTCTTTTGTTGTCCCTATCACTTCCAAATTTCTATTAAATAAAGTAGTATAATGTTTTTAAAACTATTCTTAGAGATGCCCTCTCTCTCTCTCAGATATAAAATCTTGGTCTAACTTATAGATTGATATATGGTAGTAATAATACATCACAAGAATCATGCATAGATCCACAACAAGACATGAACCACCGCTCATGATTCAAACCATTGTTTCTATTCATTTGCAAGTAAAGATTCATTATTCACATTCCCCACATTCTCAAACTTAAGAAACACTCTTTCTTGAAGTAAAATTCTTTTTAAAAAAAAATCATCAGAGAAAGACACAAAAGACTAACTTAAGACACCCCTAACCTCATGTTCATAAGGACATGACCACATGGTAGGTTATGTCAATTAGACCCCACAACTTCTCATCTCACCTTCTATGTCCCCAACCCCCTCCACTTTTGTCACTCTCTCACTAGATTTCGAATCTCAGGTGTGTGGGTCAATGTTGCTTTCTATTAAAACCTAAGAATAATCATATCAAATGGATTACATTTCTCCCCAGACATACCAACTCTCTCTTTCTCTCTTTAGCTTTAAACCCCCAAAAGAAAAGATAAGAGCTCTAAGTTTTTGTTTACCTTCTCTCCATGGACTTGACTGGACTTAAATGGCTGCAACAACAACAACAAATGGTTTCACCTGAGTTTCTTCACATACTTGGCTCAGATGGGAGAGAAGAGCTCAGAAGGGTTGAGAGTTACTTGGGAAACAATATTTATGATACTATTGATGGATGCATCTCCAGGACAAGTAGCTTCCAAATGGAACCAGTGAAGAACAATGAAGATAACAGAGTCATTGCCTTGCGGAACAAGAGAAAACCAGAGGTTTGTATCTCAAGAAAGCATTGATTTATGCGGTTTTGGTTTTGTTTGAACATTGATTTTGATTGTTTATTATTTATCTTAAATGAAATTTTGGTTTTAGGGTAAGACAGAAAAGAGAGAGAAGAAAAAGAAGATCAAAGCAGAGGATGAAACAGAGTCAAGCATGAAAGGAAACTCAAACATGAGCAACACGGAGACATCCTCAGAGTTTCTGAAACAAGATTACATCCATGTGAGAGCTAGAAGAGGTGAAGCCACTGACAGACATAGCTTAGCAGAAAGGGTAACCAACTAAAGTGTTATTACAAAGATTAATTTAAGAGAGATTACTTATAGGGTTTCACCTGATTGTTTTTGATAGGCAAGGAGAGAAAAGATAAGCAAGAAGATGAAATGTCTTCAAGACATTGTTCCTGGTTGCAACAAAGTTACTGGTAAAGCCGGTATGCTTGATGAGATCATCAACTACGTCCAATCTCTGCAGCAACAAGTCGAGTTCTTGTCCATGAAACTCTCTTTCTTAAATCCACAGCTTGAGTTTCATATCAATGAATTATCATCCATGATGGCGGATCCAAGATATTTTCCATTACACCAGCAAGGCTCTCTAGATTACTCAGTCATAAACTCAAACCAAACCACATCTCTCAACGCTCTTGTAATAATCTTTTCCCTCAAAACAAATCTTTCATTGCTGGTTTCTTGTCCGTCAAGCAACCTATTAACCTTTTTCTTTCATGCAGAAAATGGAGACATCTTCAAGCTGGGATGTTCACTCACAGTGTCTTTGCAACAACTTGAGAACCGATTCCGTTTCCAGTTTCTTCAGCCTCAAGTAAAGAAGTTAGGGATAAGGGTCATTGAAAATTCTGCAAATTTTTATTTGTCTGGTCATTCTCTTTGTTATCTTAAAATATGAATCAGAAAGACAGAGGAAACCATTTATTTTATTATGAAATTTTACAAGTTGCAAACTATTGTCCTCACAGTACTTTATCCTATTAACTTACAACTACACTTCCATTAGTATATAGAAAACTAGACAAAAAAATGCTTAAATTAAAACACCCTAACAAACGTTTTTTTTGTACTTGAGAATGGGAATCTGA is a genomic window containing:
- the LOC106303948 gene encoding salicylate carboxymethyltransferase-like — encoded protein: MDKRDLEREFHMTGGVGKTSYARNSSLQKKASDEAKHITLETLQQLYKETKPKSLVIADLGCSSGPNTLSTIRDIIKAVISAHRREIPSQLLPELNFFLNDLPGNDFNSIFKTLPDFHLELKRDTNDDESPSVFIAAYPGSFYGRLFPEKTVHFIYASYSLHWLSKVPPTLYDDQGKSINKGCVNICSSSPEAVSNAYYSQFKEDFSIFLQFRSKEVVTGGRMVLIVLGREGPDHVDRGNSFFWELLARSLADLVAQGETEEEKLDSYEMHFYAPSAAEIEDEVNKEGSFELVKLEMLEVDKEKGNEDGISYGKAAAKTVRAVQESMLSLHFGEEILDKLFDTYGRMVGEELAKEDIRPITFVVVLRRKL
- the LOC106303949 gene encoding uncharacterized protein LOC106303949 yields the protein MQMLRSFSTRTRSRRGGYERVSDDSTFSLLGAKLRRSSSVPYYAPSIKLGAGGVPTILEELPRQKSKKVKPTSKFSHPIFSFLYGKKKKSTTRKPEFSRYLEYLKEGGMWDARTNTPVIYFK
- the LOC106303944 gene encoding transcription factor BEE 2-like — its product is MDLTGLKWLQQQQQMVSPEFLHILGSDGREELRRVESYLGNNIYDTIDGCISRTSSFQMEPVKNNEDNRVIALRNKRKPEGKTEKREKKKKIKAEDETESSMKGNSNMSNTETSSEFLKQDYIHVRARRGEATDRHSLAERARREKISKKMKCLQDIVPGCNKVTGKAGMLDEIINYVQSLQQQVEFLSMKLSFLNPQLEFHINELSSMMADPRYFPLHQQGSLDYSVINSNQTTSLNALKMETSSSWDVHSQCLCNNLRTDSVSSFFSLK